Sequence from the Peromyscus maniculatus bairdii isolate BWxNUB_F1_BW_parent chromosome 11, HU_Pman_BW_mat_3.1, whole genome shotgun sequence genome:
gtcatcatcagagaggcttacACCAATAGATGGGAGTGGGTGCAGAGACCAACAGCCAGACATTGTGAGGAGTCTAAACTGGAGGTGTTGATTGGATCCCTGTCTTGGAGATtgaggaaccccacagaagagggggagaaaataTTGTAGAAGTGAAAGTGGATGgaaaacaccaggagaacatgaatCACCTGAATCACTAAGCAGGGTTCACGTGgtctctcagagactgaagcagcaaacacaggcCTGAATGGGTCTGCAGCAGGTGCTCTGCATATATACTATGGCTTTTAGCTTAGTGTTTTTCTAGCACTCCAATAGTGGAGGTGGCTGTATCTCTAactctttgcctgctcttgggactcttttccatCTATTGAGTTAAGTTGTGCAGGCTCAATATAAGGGAGTTTgacttgtcttattgtatcttgttttgtcctgtttggttgttgtctcttgaaggcctgttcctttctgaagggaaatgctgagggggtggatctggaggagagtggatatatgtgtggggtggggggagttgagttgggaggattggagggaggggaaattgtattgtatgagagaagaatctattttcaattttaaaagaaaaaagaaaattagaaaaatgctTTTTATAAGAATTACTTCACTTTATCTTCACTAATGTACAGTAACTAAATTACATTATCAAATAAACATTGGGAAATATGATGGCCTACCTTTGCATTTTGGTGGCTCTGTCCAAACCCCATTTTGACACATCACTTCTACTTCCCCAAATAGTTTGAAAGATTTGTTACATTCATACCGTACTTTCGCATTGGGTGGATATTTATCCATGGGCCTTGTTACTATAGTAGCATTTTTCACAAGTGGTGGATCCACACAATAATTGTCTATGGAGCAAAAGAAAGTGTCATTACCTATTTGTTCATTGTAAATGTGCAATAAGCACATAAGATTCTGAATGTATttctcaacagatgaatagaaaaagaaaatatggtatatttaaacatatacacacaaatgaactcatgaaattcataggtaaatggatgtaactagaaataAATCTTTCTGAGTAAGGGAATCTAGGCACAGAAAAATGTATATGATGTACTTTTGCTTATATGGATACTGGCTGTTAAGTCAACGATAGTGAGGCTACAACCCAAAGACCAACAGAGGTTAGGCGTACCAAAAGACCTCTGGAGTAGGTCTCCATAGCATGGGGAAATAGTATATATAGTTATGGAATAGGGAAGGCAAGGCAAGGAACAGTATATATAGTTATGGAATAGGGAAGGCAAGGCAAGGAACAGAATACATGAAAGTACAACTAAGATTAAGCATCATTTGAGGGATATTATTGAAacataatacagtagaaacttcctaaaatatatacatatatgaagacaatgtaaatgaaataaccaaaaattgtggggagacagagccccaatgGACAACTCTtatcatcaaatgaagcttctatTACCaagattgggttacatctaattgaattaGTATCTAAAGATGTCACGTGAGAACTTCCAAAACACCCAGGCTTTTGGCAAGTCTATAGGTTGTTTTACACAAACTGGAGGCAAGGACACATTGTGAAAAACAATACAttcacaactcactgaacacagcaatgtcaagctggtgcctacatataGGATAGCATCTTTGATAAAGGAAGGTATTTTGCATTCTACCAAagtagaaacataaacaccaacccatcCATATACCCTTGATCTATAATGATAGTCTGTCTGCAACTTATGACAGGAAAATGGAGACACCTAGCTTGTTGGAGTGACCAAGAAATATCTAATATAAATTGAGAGCTTCTCCATGAGATgtaacccatatctgacactgctttggtgaccaagaacctgagactatatAGCCCAGACACATAATACTACTATGAAATCAAATACTATtctagcaaaaacaaaaaacaaaacccatagagATAAAAGGACTCCACATGAccttcttctatactcatagatcagtgccttgctcagcagTCATTAGAGAAGCTTTGtcctgcagcagataggaacTAGTACAGAGATCCAAAGACAGATAATATATCAAGAACTTGGATTATTtagccctaaatggaatgtctccatcaaatccccctGCCATGGTTCAAGGAATCATGCAGAAGAGGAGAGGACTGAAAGCATGTAAGAACCAGAAGTAATAGAGGACATCAAAATAAGGCCCCTAAATCAACAAGATTAATGCACATATGCAGTCACAGAGACTGTagaagcatgcacaggacctggatTGGGCTGCACCAGATAGGGCCATAGAGGTGAAATGAGAAGTTACCACACACCCACATccttaacccagaagcaatctccaatagATAACCACAAGCAGATGAAAATTTTAGAGTTCTCCAATTGATTACAGcacacaacaacagaaaagaaaattaattttctccagggtagtctcactgggtatataaatCACGAATAATGGCATGTCCCACACCTAGCAGTAGACAACTAgcataaaacaaactcaatggcattctTGTggctttataaaaaataaaaatttacaagtCTTTTGCATGTTGTGTTATGGTTCATATGTTGCAAGTCCTTTGTATGTTACAATTTCAAATTTTGTGTTCATGAGATTTCTCTGTATGTGAGCTTATGTGTTTCTATGTCTagctgtgtttcttttactttttcctctcctctttttcttctatttgcttgtttgttttgttctattctacagtgttttttattttatcttattcaaATTTTTAGATGCCTgtatgtttgagagagagagaataattttgCAGGTCCACATAGAAACtttaatacaaaataatatgTTTGATCAGTGGCAAGGCACTAACATTCATTGTCTAAAGTATGTGATTTATGATGCTGTTAATAGTGCCAGAAAACTCTTGACAATATAGTGATCAATTTAAAAGATAACACTTTCATTAACATTTCCCAAAATCTTTTGGAATTAAAAATGTGCAAGTTACAGCTCATGATTAGAACTCATTttaggactttttaaaaatctctttaacTATTTCTTTATTCCTATGAATCATGGTTTTGAAGACAGAAAATGGTTTGACTTTATCAGGGGCAGTCTGTCTTCCGAATGTACTCACATAATATTTCTACTTATGACATCCTCTTGAATACATAAACCAGTATATGTGATACCACTTTAGACACGGCTGTGACCCAAATAGAAATGGTGAGTGGCAAAAGTCAATAGAAAGACCTGTATTTAACCTGTAACAGTATTGCTGATTTTAAACATCACAGATCATGGCAGGATCTGAAAGCACAGTGTTGTACTTACCGGTGGATACGCATTTGGGAGGAATGGACCAGCCCTCTTCAGTACACTCGATGGTGTTCTGATTATTTTGAAGGCTGTAGCCTGGATTGCAAACAACTTGTACAATATCACCTTGTAAGTGTGTTTGTCCTGAAGATATAGAATTACCATTTtccacaaaaggaaagaaacatagcccttcagaagaaaaaaaggttAATCCACAGTATGAAAGAAGTCAATAGAAAGTTAGATtgcatattaaaatgtttttaaaacaatgacaCAACTAAAACGAACTATACAAATAGTTTCTGAAGCTtgccaaccctcccccccccctgcgcCGCAGTCTAGGATGTGAGTTTTCCCCAGGGATTTCATGTCTTGACATTTGAAATAGTTTTTCAAAGTAATATTTTTCCACTCACAAACTTCTctatataaaatagtatttttgatatataatttttttatttctgaatgttTATTCAACAAGGTATGATTCTTGCCATCTGCTTCACTGATTTATCTATCCCGTTtcctatcattttcttttaatacacCTGTCATCCTGGGGTTTGTGGCATACATTCACTGAAGGATCAATATATTATAGATAACAAGTCCAAGGATGTAgtgaattttgaaaaatataaaagtaaaacataTTTTCATGAATAGTTGAGGGAAAAGATATTTCAAACACAATGGATATTCGAAGTGATTTTTTTGTATATAAAAAGCATGGCTAGAATGCTACTAATTAGATGTATGACAAGATCTGTTGTCAAATATATCCATTATTGGCCTTCAATAGTGATTTTCTTTTGAGGATCACATGTTGACAGTAAGGTCTTCATTGgattttcataagaaaaatacCTCATAAAATAAAGACTGTACCTGCCCCTTCCAAGCCAAACTCTGTGGTTTTCCAGAGCCCATGAGTCCCTCTTACAGGGGCTTCCCTTTCTTTCATCCAGTGCTCATCTAAGGATGGGCATTTACTCACTGAGACACTTTGGTGTTGGTGACCATCCTGCATCTGTGCACGTTATGCGGGTCCAGATGGAATTTGAAGGAGACACAAAATTATATTCACAGGAGTAGTAGAAAACCTCCCCACTAATAACAGGAGAAAATGCTTTATATTCCTCTTCATCATATAGTATTCCGTGGCTTATTTTTGGATGATCACAAAGTCtctcttggaaaaataaaacaaaagtaaagaagTAAATACTAATCATCACTGAGAATCATCAattatacattttttgtttgatgatcatttttcctttcatctgGCTTCAGTGGATACAGTTTAAGTACTTTCTGGTGTATCATTTGATTATCAAAGAATAGAGTGACCTTCAAGTAtctcataaataagaataaaaatttcaCTGTGAAATCCACTTTTGTGTTTAATTAGCCAGCACTCCTTGAGTATGTGAAGGTTTGAGGATGCTGTTATTAATAAATATGAAGTTTATAGTTTGCCTTGATATAAATTATAAAGTTTTTGGCAATATTCAGAAAGATACCCCAACAGGACTTTTCAAAACTGACACAGGATGCTATCATAGATCCCTGACTGCATAATAAGTAATGGCTGAATAAGAGGACTCTGCTTTAACATCGTCCCTCATTCCTCTCACTGAGGTCATTGATATATCTACCAGGATTTTCTCTGATGTTTGTCTCAAGGGAGTGGCAAACATGCTGAGTATTTAATTAAGTATGATATatagaaacataatttttattttgtcaggTCTCTCAATAAATCtagtttcataaaaaaataacaaggcACAAAGAATCAGAAAGACCAATCCAATGAAGATAAAACTGCAGCTAAATTCTGGTGACATTAGGTCTCTCTATATAACTCCCTAGAATAATGTGGATAATTGTATtgtgttttaatgtatttatgcctttatatgtatacatcacacatacatatacatataaaggcataaatacattaaaacagCTAACATGTAAATTGTTAGgtctttttattgaattttacaATTTCCTACATGTATCCATTTGTAGAATTATATTTTAGGAAAGTTAGTCCACATGAAATTTTAATAGAACACAAAAATCCTATACTGCTCTTATATATACATTGCACATCCTCCCTGATTATCAATTTAATTTTTACCCAGTGTATACTGGGAATTTTGACAATATTTTATAGTTATAACCTCACAAATAGTgacacatttcattttcattaacttAGAGTTAATTCTCAATGCTAAGtgacatataaaattatttttcttgtgttagtTAGCCTTTTAGAACCTGATGTTGCTAACCTGTTATTTATATTTGATGTTAGGTATTTTTGAAGATATTGATGGTAAAAACCCCATGTATCCTGGTACTACTTTGTTTCAGATATCCTTTGTCTGTCTCCAAAATGGACAGGACTTTATTTGCATGTGTTCTTGTCTTTTCTAAATAACATTGCTGTTTTCCTCCAACTCTATTCCAACTGCCTTCAAAACCCTTTCTATACCACTCACCTAACAGCGATACTGCTGGCTGTGAACATTTACCTCCCTTGTCTTCTTTTACTCAACCACtaccaaaatgaaaatgattattCTCCATGTACAAATATCTTTAgtgtaggacacacacacacagagagagagagagagagagagagagagagagagagagagagagagagagagagagagagagagagagagagagagagattttccttGCAATCTATTTGCCTGTTTGTGTTTTGCTCTTTTAATGCCACAGCATGCCTTGCTTGTGGATTTAATTTCCTTGGCAGTTTCCTTGGTGCCTAATGAAGCTTGATACATAATAAGTATTTCGCTGCTAAAACCATGTAAGGTTTTCTGCTCATGTAAAAACATGACTTTAGTGTGTTGACTTTGCTGTTTTGCCAATATGTGGACaggtaacaaaacaaaatgcagttCAAACAGGTATTCGGCTTCAGGCAGCTTGGGATGGAGAGTCACTAACTCTTTCCCAGGAGGCTTGATTCTCCTTCACCTTCCTTTTCTGGGGTTATCCAAAGTCCTTACATCATCCACACAATTggcattttccttcctcttcttttcccttcctgtaAATTATGGTTAAATCTTAgttgtagtagtctgtgaggctgtatcgtctcaGTCAGTTTATTTGAAGCTATTCTGAATGTTGGGTTATCTGGACTATTACATTtattggagacctctcagggggatttccttgatggaaccatattaacctgaaaggaatccacagcttctcatcctctgtggaagcaaaagcagaacctcctttccaaagcaacatatccttagatcttgaagtcaagatacctttaaaatatatatgttggtttaacttagcagcctttacaatcaaatgtctttctacatttagctcattaacagtcaaaaaattcaaagaaaacacaataatatatatataatacagactctctgtgtattttccatctttacatgacttaCTCCTTTTATATTActcttactgtctctttaaagacttcactttttgaaactatttttttttttatataactgcctatactccttttcttctctctcctatgcctatgtacattttttaacACACTGTAAATCATTTAGAGGTTTTATTCATCCAAAtgtgttttattgtgaatctataatccatTTTCACTAGGagagttttaaaatgttaagcTATGCAAATttgcagctttggctgctggatCTGCCcgccctcagcttcccaacatggtggagatatgtttactgccagctctgggacccATGCGCACCatcaactctgggaagcagtgggtctatgcctcaaTCAAGCAGCATGTAAcccagaacctttttttttttgtctgtattagCAAAAAATAAATCTGCCAAGCAGTGCACTGTGAGGCTTGGAGACACTTCTGTGTACCTCAGTTGATATATGCCATCCTGTATTCAAGCTTGAATGCTGCAGCATCTCTGTGCCACGGCCCACATGACTAACACAAACTAgaaagctgctcttggctctgtttctgtacATTCAGAATctttttcaaggttttttttagGCCTATGTGGATCAGTGACCCATGGTGGGCACCAACTGTAACCAGAAGCTTTTCTGTCTGCCTAGCCCCATGGTCCAGACTTATCTCTCCCACCTGCTGTCCTacagccacttataaagtaatttctcagaggcttatatcaattacaaattggtCTACGGCTCAGGCTAGTTATTAACTAGCAgttacaacttaattcaacccatttctattaatctatatatggccatgtgttctgtggctttacctgtgtcttATTACAACTTGCTTCCCAGGCAGTAgctcagcatctcctctgactatgacattcttctccctgtctctttgcctggatttcctgcctgcctctattctgccctgccataggccatagcagcttctttattaaccaatggtagcaacatgtGTTCACAGCATAACAGAAAGACCACCCAAcagcaattatatatatatatatatatatatatatatatatatatatatatatatatatatatatatatatatatgatacattatataagtatattaattaatatatattaacatatataagTAGAGGGGGAATTGACAAATTCCATATATCAATTGCTAACCTTAATTCTTGGGCCAATGGAGTCCTATTCAAAAAGATTTTCCCTATACCTATATCATGTAGGatattgcctatgttttctttctagcagtttcagtgtttcagatTCTAAGTGTGCTCTTTTATGCATCATAGTTTTTGAGCAGGGTGGTGGATACAGGTATAATTTAATTCTTCTGCATGTAGACATCTAGTTTTCttagtaccatttgttgaagatgcttttttttggtcaggatatgtttttcacatttttgtcAAACATCAAGTGGTTGTTGTTAAGTGTCCTAATGTTTTGGTCTTCAAttttctacatgtctgtttttgtgcttataaaataatgtttttattacaatgatttttatatcttaaaatctGGAATGGTATTACCTGCAGAACTGTTCTTTTTTTGGCAAGACTTTTGGgtatctgtaatcttttttttttttaatttgaatctGTAAGTAGATTTTTGGCAAAATGGTCACTTTTAAAGTATTACTTCTACCAACCCATGATTaaaattcttttacttttctagtgtatttctctgtctcctttttcaGAGTTTCAACAGTTTTGTCGTAGAGGTCCTACACTTCACAgcttaggtttattcctagattCTTTTGAGGTTATTATAGTTGGGAGTGTATCAATGACCTCTTTCTCTATatgttcattatttcattttctatttaaaaattttcccaTTCTTACAGCTGTCACTTTGCTTGGATGATTGTATCCTTTCTATAGAAAAGACCCTCAGCTTTACAAGATCCCAATTTGCTAAATGGTGTTATTGACTATGGTAATGTTATCTTGTTTAGAGAATTCTCTACTTTGTCAGTGAGTTCATGTGAATTCCCAACATTTTCTTATATAAGGATATCCAAACTAATGTTGAGGTGCTTGATCCATCTGGAGCTTTCATTTTTTGAAGGATGACAGATATAGTTCTGTTGAATTCTTCTACATAGAGCTATCCAGTTTGAACAGcatcatttgctgaagatgctgtctttttttccccagtgtgtatttttgtctCCTTTGTCAAAAGTTCTGAAATCCATGGGTGTATGAAATTATATCTGGGTTTTCAATTGTAATCCATTGATCAGTGTGTCTATTCTTGTGTCAATATGCTAATATCacgctatttttattactaacaCCCTGTAATACAACCTGAAGTCTGGGATGGTGAGAGCTCCAGCAATTCTTTTATCATTCAGGATTTATTTTAGTTATCATGAGATTTTTAGATTTTACACAGGTAGTAGAAGACTGTTTTTCagtttctatgaagaattgtgctAGAATGTTGTTGGGGATTGTATTAAATCTGTTGAATGTGTATTGCAGTATTTGTCATTTTACCAATGGTAATCCTACCAACCAATGATTGCTGGATGTCTTTCCACATTCTGGTgtcttctttagtttctttcttcaatgtctttatGTTCTTATTGTTCAAGTCTCACTTGATGTTTAGATTATCCTAAGACATTTCATTTTTGTGGTTATTGCAAAATGTAaagtttccatgatttctttctcagtatgtttctaatttgtatataggaagggtACTTATTTCTGTGAATTAAATTTGTCTCCTATTACATTGCTGTAATATTTATCAAATGTAGAATTTTTCTAGTGGAGTTTTTAGAGTCTtatgtaaataaaatcatttcatctacaaataaatatattttgacattttttatcttatttgtatTCACTTTATATCCTTCAGTTTTCTTACTGCTGTAGCTAAGACTTCAATTATTATATTGAGTATGTATCAAAAGTTGTACACCTTTGCCTTGTTCCTGCTAATAGTGAAAATTTTCTGAGTTTCTCCTCTTGTTTCCTATAAATTGCGTTTATTATGTTGATGTTCAGCCcatgtttgaatgtttgtgtgGTTTTGTGATCAAAATAATAGTGGCTTCATAAGAAGGATTTggaaattttctttctatttttattctgatGAGTAATTGAGGAATATTGATGttatcagttttttttatttaatctggTACAATTTGTTCTCAGTTATATTTGGCCCAGACTTTCCTTGGGCAAGGTGAACTTTCTATTACTATTTATGTTCTGTTAGGGGTTatggaatatttaaaaagattatttatatTGGTTTCACTTTGGCAGGTGAGATATATCAAGAATTTCATTCACTTCTTtaagttactttttttctttctttcttagtttttcaattttttggaatacaatcttttaaaatatgtcctcACAATCTGTGAATTTCTTtgatatctctttctttctttttttctttttctttttctttttttggttttttgagacagggtttctctgtgtagctttgtgccttttcctcgAACTCACTTGCCTCCTTTATCTCTAAATTTATCACCTTgaatcttctctctccatcttttgatTAATTAGGTGAATGATTTGTCAAACTTTCTGGTTTGTCTTAATTTTCAGTTTCCATTAGTTTCTGTATTTTCTGTTGATATCTAGGTTTTAATCCATAGTAGTCACATAAGATGCACTTTGTTAGTTTAATTTTTCTATGTcttttgagacttgctttatATCCTAATATGATGTCTATTTGAAATAACATTTCATGTGTTggtgagaagaaagtatattcttcaCTGTTCaagtagaatgttctgtagatatcttaACATGCATTTGATTTACGATGCTACAGAAccctaattattttgttttgatttgtctgGATGACCCTTCTATTGGGAAAGTAGGATACTGAAATCAGCACCTCTCATTATGTTAGGTTCAATCTGTAGTTTTATCTGTcatagtatttcttttatgaaattgggtacCCTCACCTTTAGAATTATAATATTCTTTCGTTGGATTGTCCCATTGAAGACAGTGTaacttcctttcctatttcttcttAATAGtcttggtttgaagtctattttgtcatgtATTAAATTGGCTTGCTTCTTAGTTCTATTTATTTGAGAAAtcttttttctatccttttactggagatgatgtctatccttgatgtaaaagtgtgtttcttggatccAGCAGAgggatgtgtggtggtattgtgttccccaaaatattgtgcaccctaataaacttatctggggtcagagaacaggacaaccacaatattaaacatagaggataggcagtggtagcacacacctttaatcccagcattccagaggcagaaatccatgtgttcaaggatacagccaggcatggtgacacatgcctttaatcccaagaagtgagcctttaatcccagggagtgatggcagattgcagaaaggtatataaggcatgaagaccaggaactagaagcatttggctggttaaactttcaggcttctagcagcagttcagctgaaactcattctggatgaggactgagaagcttccagtctggagaaacagaatcagctgaggaactggcgaggtgctgtagctgtggcttgttctgcttctctgatcttacagcactcaccccaacacctggctccaggtttgattttattaataagaccttccaagattcctgctacaggatgggtcatgttttcatatccattctgttatttTGTGTCTTCTTATTGGGAAATTGAGACCATATTGATGTTGAAAGTCATCGAAAAAGCAGTGTTTGTTGGTTCccatcctttttgttgttgttacagtgTGTGATTTTTCCACCtattttgatttgctggtcttaaattatttattccctgtattTTCTGGGGTATAGTTAGCCTCTTCAGGAATAAAGTTTTCATCCAGAACCTTTGGTACAGCTGGATCTGCAAATAGATAATCttgaaatgattttctttcttcttttatggtgattgaaagttttgctgggtatagaagTCTGAGTTcggtatctgtggtctcttgtAGTTTTGGTATAATGTGTGTGCAGGTCTTTTTGATTTTTAGAGTCTCTACTGAAAAATCAGGGGTTATtcaatgggtctgcctttatatgttgtttgttgtttttccctgttgacttttaatattctttgttggTTTCTATAGCTTTAGTCTTGTGATCATTTTCTGTCATGGGGAATTTACTTTCTATTGGAGTCTATTTGATGCTCTGTATGCTTTGGTACCTTAGTAGGCATCTGTTACTTCAGGTTGGGAAATTTTCCTTTATGATATAGTTAAAAATCTTCTCTGTGCCTTTACCTGTTTTTCCCCTCCCCTATCTCTAATGTTTTTAGACatggtcttttcacagtgtcccagatttcatgGTTgacttgtgctttttttttaaagatttaacattttctttgattaggctattcatttcttctgtcttgttttcaatgcctgagattctctcttttaTCCTTTGTACTCTGTTGATGAGGCACTTAGCGCTTCatttcctaaaattttcatttttagttttatcttgctttgagttttctttagAGTGTTTTTTAACTTTCATGTCTTAAACTGTttttatcatttcatttcattgtttgTTCGTGATTTCACTATTCATTCATTATCCTCTTTAATGTCCCTGAATATATTCATAATagttattttgaagtccttgtcttttGTTATATTGCTGAATGCTATATTGCATTTCTCAGAGCCACTTGTAGTCAGGTTTCTGGGTTCTAGTGGAGACACTGTCTTGGGTGTTAATTATTGTCTTTTGAGCTGGTGTCAAAGCCTTTTTGTTTGGGttgattgttattttatgtgctaGTATTGTGTCTTGTCTTGTTGTATGGGTGTTACATTCTTGCTTCCTTTACCTTTTCTACATCTTAATAACATGTGGTGGCTTGTCTTGGTTGTGTTCACTTAAAGGTGTGGCTACTGGTTTCCCAGGAAGAAAGTGATTCTGACTAATAAGCACTGAGAGAAAGGAATAATGATGTTAGTAGGGGGAAGGACTGAAAGTGTCCACTCTAGGAGGAAAGATGATTCTTTCATGAGGTTCAGTGGAATCTCTAGGGATTGGAGTCAAGAGAGGGAGGACAGGTTCATGAAAGTGGTCTGCTACAGGGCTGCAGATGAGACTGTGGATCCTATTATGCTATCACATTGATTAGTCTGCATGTATTGATTGaagaattgagaccattagtaTGTGAGTATTATtgagcagtgtttattgattcctgttatttgttTGTGGTGGTGGGAGAATCCCcctattttttatttactgttcTGGAATTATTCATGTTTGTACTTAttggtgtagttaacctcctcaGACTGTTTTTACTTCTAGTTGCTTCTGTAGAGCTGGGCTTGTG
This genomic interval carries:
- the LOC102923317 gene encoding complement factor H-related protein 1-like isoform X14, which produces MISIYFFTFVLFFQERLCDHPKISHGILYDEEEYKAFSPVISGEVFYYSCEYNFVSPSNSIWTRITCTDAGWSPTPKCLRLCFFPFVENGNSISSGQTHLQGDIVQVVCNPGYSLQNNQNTIECTEEGWSIPPKCVSTDNYCVDPPLVKNATIVTRPMDKYPPNAKVRYECNKSFKLFGEVEVMCQNGVWTEPPKCKDSTGKCGPPPPIDNGDITSFPLPVYAPLSSVEYQCQSLYQLQGNKKITCRNGEWSEPPKCLHPCVISEEIMDRHNIVLRWRENQKLYIPSGDYAEFQCKFGYKQTNTRSPLRTSCIDGHIDYPSCSKSRYWFNR